The Musa acuminata AAA Group cultivar baxijiao chromosome BXJ2-2, Cavendish_Baxijiao_AAA, whole genome shotgun sequence genome has a segment encoding these proteins:
- the LOC135604850 gene encoding uncharacterized protein LOC135604850 yields the protein MTCCLWNRLPCGQQWRTVGQQQSGIPTPSLPVLCAARCPSVASIRQKNRAQWLPNIVLQQRRDSGQQLGTGFGPTVAPLRGPLWSAHLGHGSWTPGHLLSLPRAPLKGSRASPSLSSNASTTMFHSFYCRSSTYGDSTFLPSVFCSAAVPHALLSDGNGCLPPFPSSSPPCTSSQSAYFLHRNSSIHSLPIHHHFPDSLSPPPPPPLLPLSSSPSSSACDYSDFNVDPARRVLSTGDLQGMNAPHENYIQEEGAVAGRVRPYSAEERKERIERYRSKRHQRNFHRKITYACRKTLADSRPRVKGRFARNGEPETETETEIEMKADTTAVKSFDCCGYDNYEANHGCSAGGDTGGDWWSQLQAALATDDEGESSYDEDLLASFTDVFSMNNLS from the exons ATGACATGCTGCCTTTGGAACAGGTTGCCTTGTGGGCAGCAATGGAGGACAGTGGGGCAGCAGCAGAGCGGGATTCCAACTCCAAGCTTACCAGTCTTGTGCGCCGCTCGGTGCCCCTCTGTGGCTTCCATAAGACAAAAGAACAGGGCTCAGTGGCTACCTAATATTGTCTTGCAACAGAGACGGGACAGTGGTCAGCAGCTAGGCACTGGTTTCGGGCCCACTGTTGCACCTTTGCGTGGCCCACTATGGTCAGCCCACCTTGGTCATGGCTCGTGGACCCCTGGCCACCTCCTCTCCCTCCCAAGAGCTCCTTTAAAAGGAAGCCGTGCCTCCCCTTCTCTCTCCTCAAACGCATCCACCACCATGTTCCATTCCTTCTACTGCCGCTCCTCCACGTACGGCGACTCCACCTTCCTCCCTTCGGTCTTCTGCTCCGCCGCCGTTCCTCACGCCCTCCTCTCCGACGGCAATGGCTGCCTCCCCCCTttcccctcctcttctcctccctgtACCTCCTCTCAGTCCGCTTATTTCCTGCACCGGAACAGCAGCATCCACTCTCTGCCCATTCACCACCACTTTCCCGACTCCCTCAGCCCCCCACCTCCTCCGCCGCTGCTGCCACTCTCATCGTCTCCTTCTTCCTCCGCCTGCGACTACTCCGACTTCAACGTCGATCCAGCACGGCGGGTCCTCAGCACCGGCGACCTCCAG GGGATGAATGCTCCGCACGAGAATTATATCCAGGAAGAAGGGGCCGTTGCCGGGAGAGTACGGCCATACAGTGCCGAGGAGAGGAAGGAAAGGATCGAGAGGTATCGCAGCAAGCGCCACCAAAGGAACTTCCACAGGAAGATCACT TATGCATGCAGGAAGACGTTGGCGGACAGCCGGCCGCGAGTGAAGGGCCGGTTTGCGAGGAACGGCGAGCCGGAGACGGAGACGGAGACCGAGATAGAGATGAAAGCAGATACGACGGCGGTCAAGAGCTTCGACTGCTGCGGCTACGACAACTACGAGGCAAATCACGGCTGCAGCGCTGGCGGCGATACTGGAGGCGACTGGTGGAGCCAGCTGCAGGCGGCGCTGGCGACGGACGACGAAGGCGAGAGCTCCTACGACGAGGACCTCTTAGCCAGCTTCACCGACGTCTTCTCCATGAACAATCTATCCTGA